The nucleotide sequence tttttttgaaatcttAAAATTCTTATATTATCAATCAACATTTACAAAATTTCTTCagaaaagaatattttcattaaaatactaAAAGGAATTGTTGTGAAGCCCATAACAGCAAAGGGTGATCTCTTTAAGATAAATGGCTTCACCATGAAAAATCAAATAACACCAAGAAAATGCAaaagaaccaccaccaccattagtCATGTGCCTAAATTTGCATAATGATAAAATATACTGAAAATTTATTTTGACTCTATGTTCAAATTTGCATCTCTTACATGCTGTACACCTATTACCGCTGAATTAACCAAATACATGCCTTTAGTAAAGCACAGCCACAAACTTATTTTTAGCTGGAAGGACTCATACATAAGACCAGCGTGGTCCCAGCATATAAAAGGGTCTACTGTCTAAAGGTCCAATCCAATTTGTtcttgaacaaaataaaattaacttaCTAGCATTCTTTTACTTAAGCTTTAATGCTGAGACATTAAGTGGTGGTACCACGTACACTTCTGAGTGTCACCACCATTCTCaggtaaaatgaaggatttagcCACCATATCCATTGCTATTGCACAGATTAAAAGTTTATCCTgattaagcatttataaaatgaccTATTAACAAATCATAAGCAACTAATTCTAAAACTGAGTCAGTTCTCTAAGATGATAACCGTACCTAAACTTTAGTAAAATGGACAAGAGATGCCTTGAAAACTACTCTGACAATCTATGTGAATAGAATGGCCATTACAGCTATGGTGAAGTGTTCTCTATTTAGTGAAGAGGTACTTAATCTCTGCCTTCATTTCCCAGTTTACATGCACCAATCCTCACCATACACCAACTGTTACAAGATTCAAATCAATATAGAACTAAGTGTGGCTAATTATAAACATGCACTAAACAATGGTAGTTTATAGCCACAGAAAACACACATTACCTTTCGAATTACTTGCTGCTGTTGTGTTTGTTTTGCCCGTAATTCTGCCACTTCCCTCCAAAGGGATtcattttctctgtcatttaaaaTAAAGGGACAACCAAAAAACTAAATGCCATTAGTTAAAATTATGACTGTATTACAGAATTTATTCACACTTTAATGTAAGCTTTTCAAGAGACTCGGAAGCCCTTAGCCTGGACAGCAGTATAGCAACGGCAGCTGTCTTTGGAACAAACCCAATGTTACACTTGATAGCTTCACACTGATAGAATCTGCTACCAATGGCAACAGGTATACAAACATACACTTGAAGTTCAGACCTGAATCCCTAGGGTCTCGTGTAATGatcctttcttttccccagaaACTTGGTATATTACAATATGATTAAAATCTTGCATTGAATAAccaagcaaatgaaaaaaaaaagttcttaagaGCATAAACATGCATAGATTAGAATCACAGAGACCTCATCTCTCTAAATCTCCCAGACTGGATGGGCAGTGGCCATTAATGGGCCTAAACCTACAATAATCATTGTAAAATCTTTGACTTGCTCCATTCCTAACATGGGCTGGTTCACCCCCAGGATTCACTACTTACAGAATGCAGGGCCTTTAGTTTCCTAAATACTTAAAGATCAAAATACTTTAAACCGGCATATCCAGGGACACAACCATCCTAGAACTTAGTTAACAGTAAACATTTTCTTTCTGTAACAATTTCTTACTGAAACTGTACTGCATCCTTCTTAGTGACAACAGCGACAAAGCTGATAGGGTATCAAAAAACTCATTTATATTAAATGTTTCAATTTCAACTTTCTTATAACTTGAAAGCCAAATTTCTTAACACAAACTAAGTATAGATGGGGACTAGTGGAAAATGTTGTATTAGCCAATAAAGCAGTTAAAAACTATTTTCAAGAATTATGTGTTGAAAACTGTAATACCTGACATTAATGAACCATGAAATCCAAGGTCAAGAGGTACCTCTGAGTCACCATATTCAACAGAGTTGTTACTGAATATGGGAAATAAAAGGAACTGGGAGAAATATATGtttaaagagaaaacagaatcagATGGGTGGTAACCTATAAGGACAGAATGAAGTCTACATTTCAGACGTGCCCAGTGTCTTGATTTGTTTTGACTATATTTTTAAGAGAGAAGGGTCACTGAGAAGTAacggtgatttaaaaaaaacaaaatactatcaataaagcattttaaaagaaagaaaatcaatttaattGACCTCTAAAACACAGAATAGGAACAGTCAAAGCAAGGCTAGGAataactgcctttttttttttgagatcttaTCTTGCCCAAGTTGGAAGACCAGTAGCCACTAGAGGGCCTGAACCTCTGCTGATCAGCATGGAAGCTTTATAATGCTCTATTTCCAAGTTGAGCTGCTTCATCCCCAGGAATTACTACTTACACAGTGCATGGGTCTTTAGTTCCCTGCCTACTTAGGTGAAGAAGTTCCACAGAAATTTATTAGTAAGAGGCAAAGTATGCATTTTTATATGGGTTGAATTTTATCTCCCCACACACAAATTATCTGTGGGATGTTGGAAACAATGAAGACACCAGGTATTATGATAAGGTAAGTTTTTAAAATGGTACTTAAAGAGTTTAAGTAACATACATTTTTCCAAGCTAACATTAAAATAAGTATAAAGTAGGGCAGTTCTCTGGGGAGTGAGTACCATTTCATTCTGGGTGGCAAGGCCACATTATTAAGTTTTTGGGAAATCTTCAATCCTTCGCAACATAGGAAACAAATGGTATCTTAAATAGGATATCCAcacatttgaaaaaaagattataattATCCCTCTGCCTCTTTATGTGAAAACTACTCAcattaattttcttaaaatgttaatCCTCATATACTAATGATGTAACAGCAGgacattttttaccttttttcctcAAGAACAGGAAAAGATTTGTACCAATTCATTTATCTGTTCATTCATCTCCCTCATGATTACCACCATGAAAATTCAAAGCTAAGGATGCAGTCTGTTAAAACCACATACCCACATGAAAAGTACCTCTTGAAACTTTATTTTACCTTTTCAAAGTAGAAAGCCTGGACTCTATGGTTTCTTGTTTGATTTGAACTTTTTGAGCACTACTTATGATTTTAGATAAGTCTTCCTGGCGAATTTTGGTTTCTTCTGGTTTTGAAGAGGAAACCTGCTCAAACAAAACAATGAAGAAGATAGATATAAATTCCAAACACCTGAATTCCAAGTCTTAGcatttctagtttaaaaaaaaaatacactaacacAAAAACACTCACAGCTTAAGAAGGATATGCAAGGCTGAATAGATTGTCAAAGAACAAGCTGAACCATTTGGTTTCCCCAAAGATAAGAACAGGGCAGAGCTTCAAGAAAAAATGTCAAATGCAAAAAATTTCCAAATTATTATCTTATGATtcaaggcaggggttcttaaccattttaaTGTCATGGATCCCTTCAATGACTTGGCGACGCCTATGGACCGCCCCCTGCTTCAAATACTatattaaatgcatgaaataaaatcatTACAAAAGAACCCAATTATTGATTGGTAtcaaaacagttatcaaaatattttaaaaagtagttcACAGGCCCTCATTTAAGAACCCCAGGTCTAAGGATATTCTCTTTGAAAGAAACATCAAGGATTCCTTTTTCACCGTCTCTTATGGCTTTATTCCCAAATATTCTCCTGACCTCTCCATTTATTTAGTAAACCTATGCTGTAGTAATTACTCAACTGCATGCTATGCAATTTGTCTCCAGGGCATAGCACACTAACctgtttttttaattgcttagCAAAAATacctgttattttaaaatatgtaaacgTTTTAGTAAACTAAATGAGATCCTAATATCAAAGATATCTTACAGACATTTATTTCTGTCCAGCACCACTTCTGCAACAAATAAAAATCTCTTCTACTTCAGGACTTTAAGggtaaagggtttttttttttcaagcctcCATATGATCTTCAATTGCTCAGAAAGGGCAGATGTTACAACCATGACATTTGCCTTTTATATAgaaagatgatggtggtggttgtATTAAAATACTTTTAGGCTCCTAAAAGGGGAGGGAACAGATCACTctgcacaatgcctagcatagtaccaTGTGTAATCAGACACTTAATATAAGCTTTATCATCCCAGCAAAGTATTAAGCTTAAACagcaaggaaaataaaacctAGCACCTACATTATTCAGTCACTAAAACGAATtagattaagaaaacaaaaaactaaacagTAATTTACCTTTCTTTTAATATTCTCCAACAAGTCATCCTGGCCCTGTTTGAAGTATGGGTGCTGAAATTCAACTGGGCCATCTCGTTCTTGCTTTACAATACCAGAGTCAACATGAACTACTTTACGGAAGCCATCTAAAATAGAATTATACAaccaaggagactgagaaaagtgAGCAAAATCCAAATTCAATCCTACTGCATTCaaagggttttcttttcctttaccaaCCAGAGAAAAAACAAGAATCAATCTACATTCCCCACCCCAAACCAAAAGCTCTCTAGACTTACACATATTTAGCTGCCTCACAAAGCTCGCCATGTTGTTGTGCTTGAAGTATTTGGGAAGAATCTCTTTTGCAAACCTCTGTTCATCCAACACCAGGAAGCTCTGGCCATTCTAAAATGAATACAAATGTCTATTAAGGAAGACCCCTTGCCTTATGTGTCCACACCATTAGGTCAGACCATGCAGAGTCCAGTACAGTATTCTTTGGCAACAGCACAGGTTAGAAGGCGCACAGCAATCTTCCTTACTTCAATATTTTCAAAGATCTCTGATTTTCTCTGTGGGAACATCTCTTTCCTACTCCCTTCATTAACACAGATGGGAGCTTCTCTACAACTTAGAAGATGGTCCCTGAGTTACTGTGACCAAAAAATCCACCACCCAGAAATGTGGTGACCAGCCTTTCTAATTTAGTTAAAACAACAGAAATATTATCTGCCACTTAgtccatactcaaagcctttctaccTGAGTTGGACATGCTGGAATTTTGCACTCTGGTATCATACTGTCTGAGAATCCAGGTCACTTGCAGGATACAATAAGGCATACAATTGAAGACACAATAATCAGGATACAGTAAGAAGTATAAGCTTCCACTACATTTATTCTAAATTTGTCTCCCCCCCCCAAGTTTTAGTTTTAATACCCTAGAATTTGGTGAAATTGTACTATTCAtcattttaatatttgcaaacaTATCTGTTCTCTCAGTCTCTGACTTTCCAGACTGAAGAATCTGACAGAAAAGCCTCCATTCCCTAGGTGGAGGCACTGTGGCATAATGCAAAAAACACTGACTTGGAAGATAAAGAACTTcctttcaaaacctactcctttTGCTTATTACCTGAATGACTGGGAGCAAGTCATTAATTTCCCTGGGACTCCTCAGTATAATAAGGGAACTAGACTAGATGACTACCAAAGTTCCTTCTCTATGTACATTTAAGATTCTAAGAAACCCTTGAACATTCTACATTGCCATCACTGGATTTTTAATCATTTGTTGCATTTTTAAGGAGAAACTAGTAAAAGTACACAACCAGTTTTTAACATGTTAAGGATGAAGCAGGATGCTTTGTTTCCACTACCCAAATTAAGTCAAATATTTTGTTGACCTGATCAATTCAGGACACATGGCCAACGTATTTGAAATGGATTCTGATTTCCTAGATCAGTGTTTAGCAAAGGATGGACTCTAAGTTCTAAGTTTAGTATATGTAGATAATTTTCCCTTAAATTCACTAACTAGAAGTTGTGGAAGATCAAGTTTATGgctaattttcttcccctctacaCAGCTTCTCAAGGTTTTCCTATAATTTATGCCCACTACCTTTGCATTTCACTATCAGGAAGGGCTTACTGTTCTCTACAAACTTGAGATTTTATCATACACTGCTTGAAACCAAATTATTAAAAGTCTATTAATAGTAAGTCATAACCACAATAATAATTTGGTTTCAACACTAATCCTACATAGAAGGACCTCCACTATTATACTTGGTCACTCAGGAgtgagaatttgtttttactttttgtatGTTCTTAAACTAGTTTCTATAGGCTAACAAAATAGTCCATCCAATCCCAAGCTTATCTATTGGTGGAGAATAAAGACTTTAAAAGTCTAATCAGATTATATCCATCCCTTGGTTCCACTTTATTCAAAGCATGTTTACCCAAAAAATTTGAACATGCTTAAGGCAATTGAGGGATCCAGGCTCTaggttcattttattttgttgtacTTCTAGAGAGACTGACATTATAGCTAAGGATTGTGGGTAACTTAGATGCAGAGAGATTTTCTTTCCCAGAGGATACTGCTGCCTCTAGGCAGAACAATGAAAAACTGCTACCTCAATCAACTGTAATAATCAATTATatgttaatattttacttttctcagAATATTAAAAAACCTCCCACCTGGCCACCTAACCCGATTCTTTCATCTTCAATCTCCTACATTTTTATCACTCATTTAAttgaggggagggagagtttCACAAGATTATATAAGTTTGTTCAGCTGTCCTCAGCTCAGATGAAGAGTTTAGGTATGATGTCCAGTTAGTATTTTGGCTCTTATACTTGCTCAGGAAAATTAAAATACCTTGAGTAAGCAATATTGAGTTAATTCgacacttttccagtcttcttacactgagtactcccctccacacaccctATGATCCAGGGACATTGGCCTTTCTGTTGTTCCTCCAACCCTTCTCCTtaactcctgactccatgccttttcaGTGGCTGTCCTCCAGGTTTGGAACATTCTCTCCTCCAtcacctctgcttcttggcttccttcaagacagctcaaatctcaccttctccaagaaaTCTATAGTCTTTCTCATTGCTaatgcttt is from Trichosurus vulpecula isolate mTriVul1 chromosome 7, mTriVul1.pri, whole genome shotgun sequence and encodes:
- the HSF2 gene encoding heat shock factor protein 2 isoform X3; translated protein: MKQSSNVPAFLSKLWTLVEEAHTNEFITWSQNGQSFLVLDEQRFAKEILPKYFKHNNMASFVRQLNMYGFRKVVHVDSGIVKQERDGPVEFQHPYFKQGQDDLLENIKRKVSSSKPEETKIRQEDLSKIISSAQKVQIKQETIESRLSTLKRENESLWREVAELRAKQTQQQQVIRKIVQFIVTLVQNNQLVSLKRKRPLLLNTNGSPKTNRFQQIVKEPASNHHHKL